From the Fuerstiella sp. genome, one window contains:
- a CDS encoding DEAD/DEAH box helicase, which produces MASSDSSPMATFVEFMEGRFAPQIASHTVLQSSEGEFENFPDRLNPKLVTALNSSGLTRLYSHQSEAFESIRRDQDTVLVSRTASGKTLSFLLPILHEFLQADAPFGVALLYPTKALSRDQEGTLGRLLEAAGAQPCLGTFDGDTPREERARIQSQADFMITNPDMLHSGILPNHNRRWRTFLSRLRYVVVDEVHTYRGAFGSHVANVMRRLVRACEMHGSHPTFVCSSATIENPREHVEALFQRPFHVIDRDGAPRPQRDLYLINPPVVESQGHALYRKGPASVSIPLIRKATKLGVRTICFCRSRQQVERLCRAVVDGHGELREKVKPYRGGLLPSERRKLERDLAAGRVTTIISTNALELGIDIGDLDLCILSGHPGSMASFWQQAGRVGRRGSQALIVYAARDTPIDQYFVNHPEFLQSAPIERAWLNADNPYILLQHLPCAAHEHPLREEETVFPEPAYPAALEVLREDGSLKEYHGNLRYALRDYPAKGVNLRGMTDYNIDIYCGTEVIGEIDPIGARGTLYKDAIYQHLGRRYMSMELDLDKKLCRVDPVNVDYYTECVWESRVTITESLDAYELNGAGLEFGSVNVNRQPKLYKKIRERSLENIGYGPITLDPFIYDTAGFALRPPVEWCREVEQVDKRHIGAALYGLSYLLRLTVPALCLCDKQNIETDVSLVELEKNDWKSALYLYDTIEGGVGYAEKVFEIFAQALQLCHTIINDCDCTAGCPACVTALPPGVTDTDLEDLLVESNAAVACTSSLITVLLTGKIDLPQVSQVSIDARPGIIPPEPDEEHEKLTNRLANASRILRSKRTRIH; this is translated from the coding sequence ATGGCAAGTTCCGACTCGTCGCCAATGGCGACTTTTGTCGAATTCATGGAAGGTCGGTTTGCTCCACAGATCGCATCGCACACGGTTCTGCAGAGCAGTGAAGGTGAGTTCGAAAACTTTCCCGACCGGCTGAATCCCAAGCTGGTCACGGCGTTGAACTCAAGTGGTCTGACACGGCTGTACTCACACCAAAGTGAGGCGTTCGAATCGATTCGCAGAGATCAGGACACAGTCCTGGTTTCACGGACGGCCAGCGGCAAAACGTTGTCGTTCCTGCTGCCAATCCTGCATGAATTTCTGCAGGCCGATGCGCCCTTTGGTGTTGCGTTGCTGTATCCAACCAAGGCTCTGTCCCGAGACCAGGAAGGCACGCTGGGCCGGCTGCTGGAAGCGGCGGGTGCACAACCTTGCCTTGGCACCTTCGACGGTGACACCCCGCGTGAGGAACGTGCGAGGATTCAGTCGCAGGCAGACTTTATGATCACCAACCCGGATATGCTGCATTCCGGGATCCTGCCCAATCACAATCGGCGCTGGCGAACATTTCTGTCGCGTCTGCGTTACGTCGTCGTCGACGAAGTCCACACATATCGCGGTGCGTTTGGGTCACATGTAGCCAATGTTATGCGGCGGCTTGTGCGTGCCTGCGAAATGCACGGCAGTCATCCAACATTTGTGTGTTCGTCAGCAACCATTGAAAATCCACGTGAGCATGTAGAGGCGCTGTTTCAGCGTCCGTTTCATGTGATCGACCGTGACGGGGCCCCGCGACCACAGCGGGATCTGTATCTGATCAACCCGCCCGTGGTCGAAAGCCAGGGGCACGCACTGTATCGCAAAGGCCCCGCGTCAGTCAGCATTCCTTTGATTCGCAAAGCGACAAAGCTGGGTGTCCGCACGATTTGCTTTTGCCGCTCACGTCAACAGGTCGAACGACTGTGTCGCGCGGTGGTGGACGGACATGGTGAACTTCGGGAAAAGGTCAAACCTTATCGTGGCGGCCTTTTGCCCAGTGAACGCCGCAAGCTGGAACGAGACCTGGCTGCTGGTCGAGTCACGACCATCATCAGCACCAACGCGCTGGAGCTGGGGATCGACATCGGTGATCTTGACCTGTGCATCCTGAGTGGCCATCCCGGTTCCATGGCAAGCTTCTGGCAGCAGGCGGGCCGTGTCGGACGACGCGGATCACAGGCCCTGATCGTCTACGCCGCTCGTGATACGCCAATCGATCAGTACTTCGTCAATCATCCGGAATTCCTGCAGTCGGCTCCCATCGAACGTGCGTGGCTCAACGCCGACAATCCCTATATTTTGCTGCAGCATTTGCCCTGTGCAGCACACGAGCATCCGTTGCGGGAAGAAGAGACCGTGTTTCCCGAACCGGCATATCCGGCAGCTCTGGAAGTCCTGAGGGAGGACGGAAGTCTTAAAGAGTACCACGGCAATTTGCGCTATGCGCTTCGCGACTATCCCGCCAAAGGCGTCAACCTTCGGGGAATGACGGATTACAACATTGACATTTATTGCGGTACCGAAGTCATCGGCGAAATCGACCCCATCGGAGCACGCGGCACTCTCTACAAGGATGCAATCTACCAGCACCTTGGTCGTCGCTATATGTCCATGGAACTGGACCTGGACAAAAAACTGTGCCGCGTGGATCCGGTCAATGTTGACTACTACACCGAATGTGTCTGGGAAAGCCGCGTGACGATCACGGAATCACTCGACGCCTACGAACTCAATGGAGCCGGACTGGAATTTGGTTCCGTCAACGTCAACCGCCAGCCAAAGCTGTATAAGAAAATTCGGGAACGGTCACTGGAAAACATCGGCTATGGTCCGATCACGCTCGACCCCTTCATCTACGATACGGCCGGATTCGCACTGCGTCCGCCGGTGGAATGGTGCCGTGAAGTCGAACAGGTCGACAAGCGTCATATCGGTGCAGCACTGTACGGCCTGAGCTACCTGCTGCGGCTGACGGTTCCTGCGTTGTGCCTGTGCGACAAACAGAACATCGAAACCGACGTCTCACTCGTTGAACTGGAAAAAAACGACTGGAAGAGTGCCCTGTATCTTTATGACACCATCGAAGGCGGGGTTGGCTATGCAGAGAAGGTGTTCGAGATTTTTGCCCAAGCTCTGCAGCTGTGCCACACGATCATCAACGATTGTGACTGCACGGCCGGATGCCCTGCCTGTGTGACGGCTCTGCCGCCAGGCGTGACCGATACGGACCTCGAAGATCTTCTGGTGGAATCCAACGCAGCTGTGGCCTGTACATCCAGCCTGATCACGGTGCTGCTCACGGGTAAGATCGATCTGCCGCAGGTGTCGCAAGTCAGCATTGACGCACGTCCGGGCATCATTCCGCCTGAACCGGACGAAGAACACGAAAAACTCACGAATCGACTGGCCAACGCAAGCCGAATTCTGAGATCCAAACGGACACGAATCCATTGA
- a CDS encoding flippase-like domain-containing protein, with protein MQPIPFGETVSNPKKTWYRTKLFNLTLGACFTALCLWWAMENMRQGPDPDQPKSWTQVFAEIADAFSKADYRSLPLIFTALALFYVVKAWRWKMLLEPIGRFRTVSDLLPSVMIGFAFNNVLPAHLGEFVRMFVFARQHRVPKTGVFSSIALERIFDIIAILSFLAAGMLFVDVSRIDRSVVISAWVFAGAVCAGLAGAAIYLTWTVPFVAAVERVTGWFVPEHLSRKISGILEAGATGLASLRSVRLLIGILLTSYLQWALNGFMIFLALWAFGIHVSPLVAAIVLGVVAVGVTVPSTPGYFGVIQVCFVLVLKLFVDQPQMQAVFAASIYYHMAQWIPVTAVGMLYFVRAGVRLAEIRTQAEQRDSPSLDRDSTRASTSATSTGP; from the coding sequence ATGCAGCCGATCCCGTTCGGAGAAACAGTGAGCAATCCAAAGAAAACCTGGTACCGCACAAAGCTATTTAATCTGACGCTTGGCGCTTGTTTTACAGCGTTGTGCCTGTGGTGGGCAATGGAAAATATGCGGCAGGGTCCGGATCCGGATCAGCCAAAATCCTGGACGCAGGTCTTTGCTGAAATCGCTGACGCTTTCAGCAAAGCGGACTACCGATCGTTGCCACTCATTTTTACAGCTCTTGCCCTGTTTTATGTGGTGAAGGCCTGGCGCTGGAAGATGCTGCTGGAACCCATAGGGCGGTTTCGTACGGTTTCCGATCTACTTCCATCAGTGATGATTGGTTTCGCATTTAACAACGTGCTGCCGGCTCATCTGGGTGAATTCGTACGAATGTTCGTGTTCGCAAGACAGCACCGAGTGCCAAAAACCGGAGTTTTTTCGAGTATCGCACTGGAACGAATCTTTGACATCATTGCGATTTTAAGCTTTCTTGCTGCCGGAATGCTCTTCGTTGACGTTTCCCGGATCGATCGTTCCGTTGTTATCAGCGCTTGGGTGTTTGCCGGAGCCGTCTGTGCGGGACTCGCCGGTGCAGCGATTTATCTAACCTGGACCGTTCCGTTTGTGGCTGCAGTGGAACGTGTCACCGGATGGTTTGTTCCCGAACATCTGAGTCGAAAAATCTCTGGAATCCTGGAGGCAGGAGCAACCGGACTCGCCTCCCTCCGCAGCGTCCGACTGCTGATCGGGATCCTGCTGACGTCGTATCTTCAATGGGCTTTAAACGGGTTCATGATCTTTCTGGCACTCTGGGCATTCGGGATTCACGTTTCTCCTCTGGTTGCCGCTATCGTACTCGGAGTTGTGGCCGTCGGAGTGACCGTGCCCTCCACCCCGGGGTACTTTGGAGTGATCCAGGTTTGCTTCGTCCTGGTACTGAAACTCTTCGTTGACCAGCCTCAGATGCAGGCCGTGTTTGCAGCATCCATCTACTATCACATGGCCCAGTGGATACCGGTCACGGCTGTGGGAATGCTTTATTTTGTCCGCGCCGGAGTCAGGCTCGCAGAGATCCGGACACAGGCGGAACAAAGAGATTCGCCGTCTCTCGACCGTGATTCAACCAGAGCGTCAACCTCCGCAACATCAACCGGCCCGTAA
- a CDS encoding methionine-R-sulfoxide reductase, with protein MRITKLGLIACLGLGGCAELSVDEPNRAAAPAAADEVPAVGPSADTEDEITTNESVSEKEEPVTTDTTPTQYNELNEFEQYVILNKGTERAFTGEYTDLEDKGTYLCRRCNAALYKSDHKFHSNCGWPAFDDEIEGAVTRLADADGMRTEILCTNCGGHLGHVFAGERLTENNIRHCVNSVSMNFVSAGEPLPEPVIAGSAK; from the coding sequence ATGCGAATAACCAAACTGGGATTGATAGCCTGTCTGGGACTTGGCGGATGCGCGGAGCTGTCTGTCGATGAACCGAATCGAGCAGCAGCACCTGCAGCTGCAGACGAAGTACCGGCTGTCGGTCCGTCTGCTGACACTGAGGACGAAATAACAACGAACGAATCCGTATCCGAAAAGGAAGAACCTGTGACCACCGACACAACACCGACGCAGTACAATGAACTGAACGAATTTGAGCAGTACGTGATACTGAACAAAGGCACGGAACGGGCGTTCACCGGTGAATACACGGACCTGGAGGACAAGGGGACGTATTTATGCCGACGCTGCAACGCCGCTTTGTACAAATCGGACCACAAGTTCCACAGCAACTGTGGCTGGCCGGCCTTTGATGATGAAATTGAGGGAGCGGTGACGCGACTGGCTGATGCTGACGGAATGCGTACCGAGATACTCTGTACGAACTGCGGCGGACATCTGGGACATGTCTTCGCGGGTGAACGGCTGACCGAAAATAACATTCGTCACTGTGTGAATTCAGTTTCGATGAATTTTGTCTCGGCTGGTGAACCATTGCCGGAACCTGTGATTGCCGGATCTGCCAAATAA
- a CDS encoding glycosyltransferase family 4 protein, protein MKIAMITAGGAGMFCGSCMQDNTLARALRDVGHEVTLVPTYTPIKVDEENVSVDRVFLGGINVYLDSVVPGWSRLPRFLKSWLDRPHILRLLIRSGSSTDAARLGPLTVDMLRGVHGPQRDEIHQLMTWLVEDLKPDLILFSNALLSGIVPALRQRFHGRIVCLLQGDDIFLDALPDRWRQTSIDLVRDNSQHFDRLITHSRWYVRHLADSIGLDPDRFLQIPLSIDCEQPGTADEKFNDSGPKTIGYFARICPEKGVDNFLNAAQQIATSDDSLQFRIAGYLPELHRRWFQTRLEEVQHVVGSDRLQWLGSPQTREDKFRLLSSYDLLCVPADYREPKAIFMLEAALAGVPSLVPDHGAFPERIRELGRGWTYPATSATALAPAIQHAVGQLDSETSKHLCRTVRQKFAATVTGPVISQVLEQIAAS, encoded by the coding sequence ATGAAAATCGCGATGATCACGGCTGGCGGGGCCGGCATGTTTTGCGGCTCCTGTATGCAGGACAACACTCTGGCGCGCGCTTTACGCGATGTCGGACACGAAGTGACCCTGGTCCCCACCTACACACCTATCAAAGTTGATGAAGAAAACGTCAGTGTCGATCGGGTATTCCTGGGGGGAATCAATGTGTATCTGGACTCCGTGGTGCCTGGCTGGTCGCGACTGCCGAGGTTTCTGAAGAGCTGGCTCGACCGTCCGCATATTCTTCGGTTGCTCATACGAAGCGGCAGTTCGACTGATGCTGCCCGGCTGGGACCGTTGACCGTTGACATGCTCAGGGGAGTTCACGGACCTCAACGAGATGAAATTCATCAATTAATGACCTGGCTGGTTGAAGACCTGAAACCGGATCTGATCCTGTTCAGCAATGCACTTTTGTCAGGAATCGTGCCCGCACTCAGACAACGTTTTCACGGGCGAATCGTTTGTTTGCTGCAGGGCGATGACATTTTTCTGGATGCGCTTCCGGATCGCTGGCGGCAAACTTCGATCGATCTGGTCCGCGATAACAGTCAGCATTTTGATCGTCTGATCACTCATAGTCGATGGTATGTCCGGCACCTGGCTGACTCCATTGGACTCGATCCCGACCGGTTTCTGCAAATTCCTTTAAGCATCGACTGCGAGCAGCCTGGAACGGCTGATGAGAAGTTCAACGACTCAGGACCAAAGACAATCGGTTACTTCGCTCGAATCTGTCCCGAGAAAGGTGTCGATAATTTTCTGAACGCAGCCCAACAGATCGCGACATCGGACGACTCGCTGCAATTCAGGATTGCAGGATATCTGCCGGAACTTCACCGCCGTTGGTTTCAAACCAGACTTGAGGAAGTACAGCACGTTGTTGGATCAGATCGACTGCAGTGGCTGGGCAGTCCGCAGACCCGTGAAGATAAATTCCGTCTGCTGAGCTCCTATGATCTGCTGTGTGTACCCGCTGACTATCGGGAGCCCAAGGCCATTTTTATGCTGGAGGCCGCCCTGGCCGGCGTGCCGTCGCTCGTGCCTGACCACGGTGCATTTCCCGAACGAATTCGGGAGCTGGGCCGTGGCTGGACCTATCCGGCAACTTCAGCGACCGCTTTGGCCCCGGCGATTCAGCACGCCGTTGGTCAGCTGGACTCTGAGACTTCAAAACATTTGTGCCGAACTGTGCGTCAGAAATTCGCAGCCACCGTCACCGGCCCTGTTATCAGTCAGGTGCTGGAACAAATCGCTGCGTCATAA
- a CDS encoding biotin--[acetyl-CoA-carboxylase] ligase: MRIVQGIRDIHNRASMSFFEPAHILARTFIEYVEYHPALESTNTLALELRDELHPRCPALILTDQQTTGRGRGRHRWWSSAGSLTCSVVLDVDQHGPAPESRPLVALAAGLAVRSVVADLLPGHTVTTKWPNDVLISDQKVSGILSEQHSTDSGSIFVIGIGLNVNNSTATAPDDVRLRATSVFDQTGQSHDLTDTLIQLLGKLQSVLDRLKQNPVEIAREAAQFNRLTGSQTTIQTPTETLTGRCTGIADDGAILLNVEGTIREIRAGTVVEFT, encoded by the coding sequence GTGAGAATTGTTCAGGGAATTCGTGATATCCACAATCGAGCATCAATGAGTTTTTTTGAACCCGCACACATTCTGGCCCGTACCTTCATTGAATACGTGGAATATCACCCCGCGCTGGAGTCAACCAATACGTTGGCGCTGGAATTGCGAGACGAACTGCATCCACGGTGTCCTGCCCTGATTCTTACAGACCAGCAAACAACCGGGCGCGGGCGTGGCCGTCATCGCTGGTGGTCATCCGCGGGATCGCTCACCTGTTCGGTAGTGCTGGATGTGGATCAACACGGTCCGGCTCCCGAATCTCGTCCTCTGGTAGCACTGGCGGCCGGTCTGGCCGTTCGATCAGTGGTCGCAGACCTGCTGCCGGGCCACACCGTGACCACCAAGTGGCCCAATGATGTACTGATTAGCGATCAAAAGGTCAGCGGAATCCTTAGCGAACAGCACTCAACCGACTCGGGAAGCATCTTTGTGATTGGGATCGGCCTGAACGTGAATAACTCAACGGCCACAGCTCCGGATGACGTTCGACTCCGGGCCACCTCGGTCTTTGACCAGACCGGACAAAGCCATGATCTCACCGACACGCTGATCCAACTACTCGGGAAACTTCAAAGTGTACTGGATCGCCTGAAACAAAATCCGGTGGAGATTGCCCGTGAAGCCGCGCAGTTCAACCGACTGACCGGCAGTCAGACAACAATTCAGACTCCCACGGAAACTCTAACCGGACGATGCACCGGAATCGCGGACGACGGAGCGATACTGTTGAACGTGGAAGGAACCATCCGTGAAATTCGTGCCGGAACTGTGGTCGAATTCACATAG
- a CDS encoding VTT domain-containing protein, whose product MLRLPADHYRRMVAPGLLILLSFAAAGSWLSDGIVYQLVRQDLSATERIGTLKLFFAGFGIWAPLVYLAMVTVEVIVAPLPGLMLYAPGGILFGPLIGGSLALAGNIIGAGIACRITRSLGGNRLDRLFSQEQLRRLHTAVEKRGPWLIFLLRVNPLTSSDIVSYAAGLTRIPVWKVMLATGTAMTPLCFGQAWLARGLLDAFPQLVYPLIACCIVYLVVCFLVVRRIMRQTA is encoded by the coding sequence ATGCTTAGGTTGCCCGCGGATCATTACCGAAGAATGGTGGCGCCGGGATTGCTGATTCTGCTGTCATTTGCAGCGGCAGGGTCCTGGCTGAGCGACGGCATTGTTTACCAACTTGTGCGCCAGGATCTCAGCGCCACCGAACGCATCGGCACGCTCAAATTGTTTTTTGCCGGTTTCGGGATATGGGCGCCCCTTGTGTACCTGGCGATGGTGACCGTTGAAGTGATCGTTGCCCCGCTGCCGGGACTCATGCTTTATGCTCCGGGTGGCATACTGTTTGGCCCGTTGATTGGCGGTTCCCTGGCTCTGGCGGGCAACATCATCGGTGCCGGAATTGCGTGCCGGATTACTCGATCACTGGGTGGCAACCGGCTGGACCGGTTGTTTTCACAAGAGCAGCTAAGACGTCTGCATACCGCGGTCGAAAAACGCGGCCCGTGGCTGATATTTCTACTGCGAGTCAATCCGTTGACGTCTTCCGATATTGTTTCCTACGCGGCCGGACTGACTCGAATACCGGTCTGGAAAGTGATGCTGGCAACCGGTACGGCGATGACACCGCTGTGCTTTGGTCAGGCATGGCTGGCCAGGGGACTGCTCGACGCGTTTCCTCAACTCGTCTATCCACTCATCGCCTGCTGCATTGTTTATCTCGTTGTATGTTTTCTGGTGGTTCGCAGGATAATGAGACAGACAGCCTGA
- a CDS encoding 3',5'-cyclic-nucleotide phosphodiesterase: MKVELLPSTVSEPVARQFCIGAVVNDTIAIDAGTLGLLWPLERQRQIHHVFLSHSHMDHIATVPLFLDNVYQEGVECPIVYADEATQQSLRNDVFNDRLWPDFFRLSTEQSPFLDLRLLVPEVTVTASDLSVRPVLLNHIVPSLGFVLSDRECAVAFVSDTGPTKRMWKVLSETPNLKAVFLEASFPDSHRWLAEKSGHLCPELFASEIRQLPEGPRIIACHLKPGHFDTIAGELRSLGRSDIEIGVPGHEYRF; this comes from the coding sequence ATGAAGGTTGAACTTCTGCCATCTACCGTGAGCGAACCTGTCGCACGGCAGTTTTGTATCGGAGCAGTCGTCAACGACACCATCGCGATTGATGCGGGAACACTGGGATTGTTATGGCCGCTGGAACGTCAACGGCAGATTCATCACGTCTTTCTGTCACACAGCCACATGGACCACATCGCCACAGTTCCACTGTTTCTGGATAATGTCTACCAGGAAGGTGTGGAATGCCCGATCGTTTATGCTGACGAGGCGACTCAGCAGAGCCTTCGTAACGATGTATTTAACGATCGATTGTGGCCCGATTTCTTCAGGTTATCGACAGAACAGTCTCCGTTTCTGGACCTCAGGTTACTGGTCCCTGAAGTGACGGTCACCGCATCGGATTTAAGTGTCAGGCCCGTGCTGCTGAATCACATTGTTCCAAGTCTGGGATTCGTCCTCAGTGACCGCGAGTGTGCCGTGGCCTTTGTCTCCGATACCGGGCCGACGAAACGCATGTGGAAAGTCCTGTCGGAAACACCCAATCTGAAAGCCGTTTTCCTGGAAGCCAGCTTTCCCGACTCTCATCGCTGGCTGGCCGAAAAATCCGGTCACCTGTGCCCGGAGTTGTTTGCATCAGAAATCCGGCAGTTACCGGAAGGTCCCCGAATTATCGCCTGTCACCTCAAACCCGGTCACTTTGACACAATTGCCGGAGAACTCCGTTCTCTGGGTCGCTCCGATATCGAAATCGGTGTGCCGGGACACGAATACAGGTTTTGA
- a CDS encoding ribonuclease H-like domain-containing protein, whose protein sequence is MITESLRHCRGIGPSKLDQLHNVGICSWHDVIEHSAKIPQGIRSNLLEEARRSLEALDQQNIGYFTDRLCPQDKWRILAEFFDQTSFFDIETTGLGIDAAITVIVCWHQDQLHTFVEHENLDEFLDLLDDISLLASFNGAGFDVPRVLDAFHIPGLPCPHLDLRWPCYHAGMTGGLKEIERHLQMARPSDLMNTDGELAVALWSAWRDRKDSSARQHLIRYCSADVLALIILAQHLGNVERYNQEELWSHLPAAEEPVTGHTAIDRTALTASLFGSASPSKLRIRR, encoded by the coding sequence TTGATTACAGAATCGCTGAGACACTGCCGAGGAATCGGCCCCAGTAAACTGGATCAGCTTCACAACGTCGGCATTTGCTCATGGCACGACGTGATTGAGCACTCGGCAAAGATCCCTCAGGGCATCAGATCGAATCTTCTGGAAGAAGCCCGCCGTTCGCTGGAAGCACTGGACCAGCAGAACATTGGCTATTTCACGGACAGGTTGTGCCCACAGGACAAATGGCGGATTCTGGCAGAGTTCTTCGATCAAACATCGTTCTTCGACATCGAAACCACCGGACTTGGAATCGACGCTGCGATTACCGTCATCGTTTGCTGGCATCAGGATCAGCTGCATACGTTCGTTGAACACGAAAATCTTGACGAGTTCCTGGATCTGCTCGACGACATCTCACTGCTGGCCTCATTTAACGGGGCGGGTTTTGATGTTCCCCGGGTGCTGGACGCTTTTCACATTCCCGGTCTTCCGTGTCCGCATCTTGATTTGCGGTGGCCGTGCTATCACGCGGGAATGACGGGTGGTCTGAAGGAAATCGAACGACACCTTCAGATGGCGCGGCCGAGTGACCTGATGAACACCGACGGAGAACTGGCCGTTGCATTGTGGTCTGCCTGGCGTGATCGCAAAGATTCATCGGCCCGCCAGCACCTGATTCGATATTGTTCGGCCGATGTACTGGCGCTCATCATTCTGGCTCAGCATCTGGGCAACGTCGAACGCTACAACCAGGAGGAATTGTGGTCGCATCTGCCGGCAGCAGAAGAACCCGTTACCGGCCACACGGCAATCGATCGCACGGCACTCACGGCCAGTCTGTTTGGCTCGGCCAGCCCCTCCAAACTCAGAATACGCCGCTAG
- a CDS encoding PQQ-like beta-propeller repeat protein, with protein sequence MVHINGHVYGSSSNILTCIELRTGKPTWRQRDLKGSVVYADGKIVFRHENGTVVLLEANSMAYRELGRFEQPDRSANRAWAHPVIVDGQLFLRDQDKLLVYDLKGS encoded by the coding sequence ATGGTCCACATCAATGGCCATGTCTACGGGTCCAGCAGCAATATTCTGACGTGCATTGAACTCAGGACCGGCAAACCAACGTGGCGCCAAAGAGATTTGAAAGGATCGGTGGTTTATGCTGATGGTAAGATCGTCTTCCGTCACGAAAACGGCACCGTAGTCCTGCTGGAAGCCAATTCAATGGCGTACCGTGAACTCGGTCGATTCGAGCAACCTGATCGCAGCGCCAATCGGGCCTGGGCACATCCCGTGATTGTCGATGGTCAACTGTTCCTGCGTGACCAGGACAAATTGCTGGTTTACGACCTTAAGGGCAGTTGA